The following are encoded together in the Pectobacterium punjabense genome:
- a CDS encoding pyridoxal-phosphate-dependent aminotransferase family protein, which yields MSSELYAQINPPHRLLMGPGPINADPRVLRAMASQLVGQYDPAMTHYMNQVMALYRQLFRTENRWTMLVDGTSRAGIEAILLSAIRPGDKVLVPVFGRFGHLLCEIARRCRAEVHTIDVPWGEVFSPDQIEEAIKTVRPRLLLTVQGDTSTTMLQPLEELGEICRRHGVLFYTDATASFGGNPLETDKWGLDAVSAGLQKCLGGPSGSSPITLSPQMEAVIRRRKCVEQGIRTDAHQDGDDEMIYSNYFDLGMVMDYWGPERLNHHTEATSMLFAARECARVILEEGLDRSITRHALHGNALVAGIQGMGLETFGDLNHKMNNVLGVVIPDGIHGEQVRKLLLEDFAIEIGTSFGPLQGKIWRIGTMGYNARKDCVMQTLTALEAVLNRLGFKTVQGEALQAAWNSYAVNEDRA from the coding sequence ATGAGCAGCGAACTGTACGCGCAAATTAATCCCCCTCATCGTTTACTGATGGGGCCGGGGCCGATCAATGCCGATCCGCGCGTATTACGGGCCATGGCCAGCCAGTTGGTTGGTCAATATGACCCCGCGATGACCCATTATATGAATCAGGTTATGGCGCTCTATCGTCAGCTTTTCCGTACGGAAAACCGCTGGACGATGCTGGTGGACGGCACCTCACGTGCGGGTATCGAAGCGATCCTACTGTCGGCGATCCGCCCTGGCGATAAGGTGCTGGTACCGGTGTTTGGCCGTTTTGGTCATTTGCTGTGTGAGATTGCCCGCCGCTGTCGTGCCGAGGTTCATACTATCGACGTGCCGTGGGGGGAGGTGTTCTCACCTGACCAGATCGAAGAGGCGATCAAAACGGTGCGTCCGCGTCTGTTGCTGACGGTGCAGGGCGACACGTCCACTACCATGCTGCAACCGCTGGAGGAACTGGGTGAGATTTGCCGCCGCCACGGCGTGCTGTTCTACACCGATGCCACGGCGTCTTTCGGCGGTAATCCGCTGGAAACCGATAAATGGGGTTTGGATGCCGTTTCCGCCGGATTACAGAAATGTCTGGGCGGGCCGTCTGGCAGTTCACCGATCACGCTAAGCCCGCAGATGGAAGCGGTGATCCGTCGCCGTAAATGCGTCGAACAGGGGATCAGAACCGACGCACATCAGGATGGCGACGATGAGATGATCTATTCCAACTATTTCGATCTTGGGATGGTGATGGATTACTGGGGGCCGGAGCGCCTGAACCACCACACTGAAGCGACGAGCATGTTGTTCGCCGCCCGCGAGTGCGCGCGGGTGATCCTCGAAGAAGGGTTGGATCGCAGTATTACTCGCCATGCGCTGCACGGTAATGCGCTGGTGGCGGGAATTCAGGGAATGGGACTGGAAACCTTTGGCGATCTCAACCACAAAATGAATAACGTACTGGGCGTGGTGATTCCTGACGGCATTCACGGCGAGCAGGTGCGTAAGCTGCTGTTGGAAGATTTCGCGATTGAGATCGGTACCTCGTTCGGCCCGCTTCAGGGCAAAATCTGGCGCATCGGCACCATGGGTTACAACGCACGTAAAGACTGCGTGATGCAAACATTAACGGCGCTGGAGGCGGTACTTAATCGCCTTGGATTCAAGACAGTGCAAGGCGAGGCCTTGCAGGCTGCCTGGAACAGCTACGCGGTAAATGAGGATCGTGCATGA
- a CDS encoding MurR/RpiR family transcriptional regulator, translated as MMQIDERLRDRYSELSPQEQRVADFIFDHFDDLISYNSAELARLSGVSKATVSRLFKRLGYPSYRDMRDELRTLRQSGMPLADNRDAVQGNTLLARHYKQEMANLTQWINQIDPVQFGAVIQALMQAQRLCLIGLRNSYPVALHLRQQLLQIRQQVTLLAQPGQTLSEELVDLTAQDVVIVVAFRRRPRLVQPLLVQLQKRGVPVLLLCEPQASALISLATWSLCVPLDSVSAFDSYSSAMSLVNVISNALLHEMLRDGRQRIHQIADLYGELDELEQR; from the coding sequence ATGATGCAGATAGATGAACGATTACGGGATCGCTATAGCGAGCTTTCACCGCAGGAACAGCGCGTCGCGGATTTCATCTTCGATCACTTTGACGATCTGATCAGCTACAACAGCGCCGAGCTGGCGCGGCTGAGCGGTGTCTCCAAAGCGACCGTCAGCCGCTTGTTCAAGCGGTTGGGCTACCCCAGTTACCGTGATATGCGCGATGAACTGAGAACGTTGCGCCAGAGTGGGATGCCGCTGGCGGATAACCGTGATGCGGTGCAGGGGAATACGCTGCTGGCACGGCATTACAAACAGGAAATGGCGAACCTGACGCAGTGGATAAACCAGATTGACCCCGTACAGTTTGGCGCGGTGATTCAGGCGTTGATGCAGGCGCAACGCCTGTGCCTGATTGGGCTACGCAACAGCTATCCGGTCGCGCTGCACCTGCGCCAACAGCTGCTTCAGATTCGCCAACAGGTCACGCTATTGGCACAGCCGGGGCAGACGCTATCCGAAGAGCTGGTCGATCTCACGGCGCAGGATGTCGTGATTGTGGTGGCTTTTCGCCGCCGTCCACGCTTGGTTCAGCCGTTGCTGGTACAACTGCAAAAACGCGGCGTGCCCGTGCTGCTGCTGTGTGAACCGCAGGCCAGTGCGTTGATATCACTGGCAACCTGGTCGCTGTGCGTCCCGCTGGACAGCGTCTCGGCATTTGATAGTTATTCATCCGCGATGAGTTTAGTGAATGTGATCAGCAACGCGTTATTGCATGAAATGCTACGAGATGGACGCCAGCGCATCCACCAGATCGCGGATCTTTATGGTGAACTGGATGAGCTTGAGCAACGCTAA
- the hpxX gene encoding oxalurate catabolism protein HpxX: MAMIEQDALAAYLQQMETLLALQLSQERRQELLVQFSRIHAMAQPLMAFPLDEHQEIAGVYTL; encoded by the coding sequence ATGGCAATGATCGAACAAGACGCGCTGGCAGCCTATCTGCAACAGATGGAAACGCTACTGGCGCTGCAACTTAGTCAGGAGCGGCGTCAGGAACTGTTAGTGCAATTCAGCCGCATCCATGCGATGGCACAGCCGTTGATGGCATTCCCGCTCGATGAACATCAGGAGATTGCAGGGGTGTATACGTTATGA
- a CDS encoding transporter substrate-binding domain-containing protein: MKKGLLAVMGAAMLLVQAGNAMADQLQDIEKRGVLRVAVPQDFPPFGSVGTDLQPQGYDIDIARYLAKEMKLKLQLVPVTSANRVPYLQTNKVDLVISSLGKNAEREKVIDFSRAYAPFFLGVFGPKDSALASSEALEGKSIGVTRGAVEDMVLTETAPKAAQIKRYEDNNTTLSAYLSGQVEFVATGNLVVAAITEQNPTKAPVAKFMLKDSPCYIGLKKDEPALKAKVDALIEQALKDDTLNSLSEKWLKAPLPASIKA, from the coding sequence ATCAAAAAAGGGTTACTGGCGGTGATGGGCGCGGCAATGTTACTGGTTCAGGCCGGTAACGCGATGGCCGATCAGTTGCAGGATATCGAGAAACGCGGTGTGCTGCGTGTCGCGGTACCGCAGGATTTCCCACCGTTTGGATCGGTAGGCACCGATCTGCAACCGCAGGGTTATGATATCGATATCGCTCGCTATCTGGCGAAAGAGATGAAACTAAAGTTGCAACTGGTTCCAGTAACCAGCGCCAACCGCGTGCCGTATCTGCAAACCAACAAGGTCGATCTGGTGATCTCCAGCTTGGGCAAAAACGCCGAGCGTGAAAAAGTGATCGATTTTAGTCGCGCTTATGCGCCGTTCTTTCTGGGCGTATTTGGACCGAAAGACAGCGCGTTAGCCTCGTCAGAAGCGCTGGAAGGGAAGAGCATTGGCGTCACGCGTGGTGCGGTGGAAGATATGGTTCTGACGGAAACGGCACCGAAGGCCGCACAGATTAAGCGCTACGAGGATAACAACACCACGCTGTCGGCGTATCTGTCAGGGCAAGTGGAGTTTGTTGCCACGGGTAATTTGGTTGTCGCCGCTATCACCGAGCAGAACCCAACGAAAGCCCCTGTCGCGAAGTTTATGCTGAAAGATTCGCCGTGCTACATCGGGCTGAAGAAAGATGAGCCTGCGCTGAAAGCGAAAGTCGATGCGTTGATCGAACAGGCGCTGAAAGACGATACGCTTAATAGCCTATCGGAAAAATGGCTGAAAGCACCACTGCCAGCCAGCATCAAAGCGTAA
- a CDS encoding amino acid ABC transporter permease has protein sequence MTFTDWDIVRNLLLAARWTLLLSLTAFIGGALVTFPLMLLRLTKRKWATRFVHLYSELFQGTPLLMQLFLAFFGLALFGIDVSPWTAAALALTLFTSAFLVDIWCGSVEALPKGQWEASRCLGLDFGQTLYRVIAPQAMRIAIAPTVGFSVQVIKGTALASIIGFIELTKAGTMLNNVTYQPFKVFGLVALGYFLMCYPLSYYSRYLEKKFNAAHHH, from the coding sequence ATGACATTTACCGACTGGGATATTGTGCGCAACCTGTTGCTGGCGGCGCGTTGGACGCTGCTGTTGTCGCTGACGGCCTTCATCGGCGGGGCGCTGGTGACGTTTCCGCTCATGCTGCTGCGATTGACCAAACGCAAATGGGCTACGCGCTTTGTCCATCTGTATTCCGAGCTCTTTCAGGGTACACCGCTGTTGATGCAGCTGTTTCTGGCGTTCTTCGGTCTTGCGCTGTTCGGTATTGATGTCAGTCCGTGGACGGCGGCGGCACTCGCGCTGACGCTGTTTACCAGCGCCTTTCTGGTGGATATCTGGTGCGGCAGCGTGGAAGCCTTGCCGAAAGGGCAGTGGGAAGCTTCACGCTGTCTCGGACTGGATTTCGGTCAGACGCTCTATCGGGTGATTGCACCGCAGGCGATGCGTATCGCCATCGCGCCTACCGTTGGGTTCTCTGTGCAGGTGATCAAAGGCACTGCGCTGGCATCGATCATCGGATTTATCGAACTGACCAAAGCGGGAACCATGTTGAATAACGTGACCTATCAGCCGTTTAAAGTGTTCGGATTGGTGGCGCTGGGCTATTTCCTGATGTGCTATCCGCTCTCTTACTACAGCCGCTATCTGGAGAAGAAATTCAATGCCGCTCATCACCATTAA
- a CDS encoding gamma-glutamyltransferase family protein, with translation MMQSNTAPLGMAVAPHHLASASALAVLREGGNAIEAMVAAAATIAVAYPHMNGIGGDGFWLIVPPRGEPVAIDASGAAGSLACRERYRGESRIPHRGPKAALTVAGTVGGWQEALAFSQELGGEPLPLARLLSDAIRYAADGIPVTQSQEDALTQRYHELSDFPAFSQLFMPQGNIPRAGSRFTQSDLADTLTTLSIEGLDSFYRGSVAARLAAQMTLLGMPLTADDLANYRAKRTTPLVLKHSKGDIYNLAPPTQGLVSLAILGLTDHLEMEDLSDSQTIHRIVESTKLAFGLRDRFITDPKLMTQNVQALLENDALGALARQVDTRKAASWGEGKGPGDTVWMGVCDSSGLCVSFIQSIYHEFGSGVVLPGTGVLWQNRGASFSLDPAHLLALEPGKQPFHTLNPAAARLSDGRTMVYGSMGGDGQPQTQAAIFIRHVQQGLPLQQAITAPRWLLGRTWGQSSDTLKIEDRFKPATVDALRQLGHDVELLSSFSETVGHAGAIVRHTNGMLEGAFDPRSNGSAAGF, from the coding sequence ATGATGCAAAGTAATACCGCCCCGCTGGGCATGGCGGTGGCACCTCATCATTTAGCCAGCGCAAGCGCATTGGCCGTTCTGCGTGAAGGCGGGAATGCTATTGAAGCCATGGTCGCGGCGGCGGCAACCATTGCCGTGGCCTACCCACATATGAACGGGATCGGCGGTGACGGCTTCTGGCTGATTGTGCCACCGCGCGGTGAACCCGTTGCTATTGATGCCAGCGGCGCTGCGGGGTCATTGGCATGCCGTGAACGCTATCGGGGTGAAAGCCGCATCCCGCATCGCGGCCCGAAAGCGGCGCTGACGGTCGCGGGCACCGTCGGTGGCTGGCAGGAAGCGTTAGCATTCTCTCAAGAACTGGGAGGAGAACCGTTGCCGCTCGCTCGCTTACTGTCTGACGCGATTCGCTATGCGGCCGACGGAATTCCCGTCACACAATCGCAGGAAGATGCGCTCACTCAGCGCTATCACGAACTGAGCGATTTTCCAGCCTTTAGCCAACTCTTTATGCCGCAGGGGAATATCCCGCGTGCAGGCAGCCGTTTCACGCAGTCCGATTTAGCCGATACCTTAACGACGCTGAGCATTGAAGGGCTGGACAGTTTTTATCGCGGCTCCGTCGCCGCCCGTCTCGCAGCACAGATGACGCTGCTCGGGATGCCGTTGACGGCTGACGATCTGGCGAACTACCGCGCCAAGCGAACAACGCCGCTGGTGTTGAAACACAGTAAAGGCGATATCTACAACCTCGCGCCGCCAACGCAGGGTCTGGTATCCCTCGCGATACTCGGCCTGACCGATCATTTAGAAATGGAAGATCTGAGCGATAGCCAGACGATCCACCGTATTGTCGAATCAACCAAGCTGGCATTTGGCCTGCGTGACCGCTTCATTACCGACCCCAAGCTGATGACGCAAAATGTTCAGGCGCTGCTGGAAAATGATGCGCTTGGAGCACTGGCGCGACAGGTCGATACGCGAAAAGCCGCATCGTGGGGAGAAGGCAAAGGCCCCGGCGATACCGTCTGGATGGGCGTATGCGACAGCAGCGGTCTGTGCGTCTCTTTCATTCAAAGCATTTACCATGAATTCGGCAGCGGTGTTGTACTACCGGGAACCGGCGTGCTCTGGCAAAACCGCGGTGCCTCGTTCAGTCTCGATCCTGCACACCTATTAGCGTTGGAGCCGGGCAAACAGCCTTTTCATACCCTAAACCCCGCCGCTGCACGTCTGTCCGACGGACGAACGATGGTCTACGGATCGATGGGCGGAGACGGACAACCGCAGACACAGGCGGCCATCTTTATCCGCCACGTCCAGCAAGGGCTGCCGCTGCAACAGGCGATTACCGCTCCACGCTGGCTACTGGGCCGCACCTGGGGACAGTCCTCCGACACGCTGAAGATCGAAGACCGCTTTAAACCCGCCACCGTGGATGCACTGCGTCAATTAGGCCATGACGTCGAGCTGTTGAGCAGCTTTAGCGAAACCGTCGGTCACGCGGGTGCCATCGTGCGCCACACCAACGGCATGCTGGAAGGCGCTTTCGATCCACGCAGCAACGGCAGTGCGGCAGGCTTCTAG
- a CDS encoding amino acid ABC transporter ATP-binding protein, with protein MPLITINQVQKYYGQNHVLKGVDLDIEMGEVISIIGRSGSGKSTLLRCMNGLEGYQDGSIKLGGMTVTDRDSQAREISRSVGMVFQNFNLFPHMTALENVMLAPRRVLGKSAAECQALGEQMLNKVGLGERLHYYPANLSGGQQQRVAIARALAMNPKVLLCDEITSALDPELVGEVLKVLEQLAAEGMTLILVTHEMNFAREVGDRVVFMHQGTVWEQGDSKTLFANPQTRELKQFIASVRGLSEA; from the coding sequence ATGCCGCTCATCACCATTAATCAGGTTCAAAAATATTACGGCCAGAACCATGTCCTGAAAGGGGTGGATCTGGATATTGAAATGGGCGAAGTCATTTCGATCATTGGGCGCAGCGGTTCGGGTAAGAGCACATTACTGCGCTGCATGAACGGTCTGGAAGGGTATCAGGATGGCAGCATCAAGCTGGGCGGGATGACCGTCACCGACAGGGATTCGCAGGCGCGGGAAATCAGCCGCTCGGTCGGGATGGTGTTCCAGAATTTCAATCTGTTTCCGCACATGACGGCGCTGGAAAACGTGATGTTGGCACCGCGCCGCGTGCTGGGTAAAAGTGCGGCGGAGTGTCAGGCGTTGGGCGAACAGATGCTCAACAAGGTCGGTTTGGGCGAACGCCTTCATTATTATCCCGCCAATCTGTCGGGCGGTCAGCAGCAGCGAGTCGCCATTGCCCGTGCATTAGCGATGAACCCAAAAGTCCTGCTGTGTGACGAAATTACGTCGGCACTCGATCCTGAACTCGTCGGTGAAGTGTTGAAGGTGCTGGAACAGCTTGCCGCAGAAGGTATGACGTTGATTCTGGTGACGCATGAAATGAATTTTGCCCGTGAAGTAGGTGACCGCGTGGTGTTTATGCATCAGGGGACGGTCTGGGAGCAGGGAGACAGCAAAACGCTGTTCGCTAACCCGCAGACCCGCGAACTGAAACAGTTTATCGCCTCGGTCCGAGGATTATCGGAAGCGTAA
- a CDS encoding amino acid ABC transporter permease, translating into MTYQLNFSALLPFWPELLAGLWVTIELTVMATLGGIAIGICGAALRSGKPTLLSRLWGLYVELIRNTPFVVQLFFIVFGLPSLGWKLTAGEAALLAMLINLGAYSTEIIRAGIQVTPKGQWEAARVLGLTRVQTFLRVILPPALQRIYPALVSQCIIVMLGSSVVSQVSYEELTFAANLIQSRTFLSFEVYLATTLCYLVLSVLMRQLLLLAGRRFLGSQQS; encoded by the coding sequence ATGACCTATCAGCTTAATTTTTCCGCACTGTTGCCGTTCTGGCCTGAGCTGCTGGCGGGGCTGTGGGTCACCATTGAGCTGACAGTAATGGCAACCCTTGGCGGCATCGCCATCGGTATCTGTGGTGCGGCCTTGCGTAGCGGCAAGCCCACACTGCTGAGTCGGCTATGGGGGCTCTACGTCGAGCTGATCCGCAATACGCCGTTTGTGGTTCAACTGTTCTTTATCGTCTTCGGTTTGCCGAGTCTGGGTTGGAAGCTGACGGCCGGGGAGGCTGCGTTGTTAGCGATGTTGATTAATCTTGGCGCATACAGCACGGAGATTATCCGTGCGGGGATTCAGGTGACGCCGAAAGGCCAGTGGGAAGCTGCTCGCGTACTGGGGCTGACGCGAGTGCAGACTTTTCTGCGCGTGATTTTGCCGCCTGCGCTCCAGCGGATTTATCCAGCGCTGGTCAGCCAGTGCATCATCGTCATGCTGGGATCGTCGGTGGTGTCGCAGGTTTCCTACGAGGAACTGACCTTCGCCGCCAACCTGATTCAGTCCCGTACGTTCCTGAGCTTTGAAGTGTATCTGGCGACCACGCTGTGTTACCTCGTGCTGTCTGTTCTGATGCGGCAACTCTTACTGCTGGCGGGCCGGCGTTTCTTAGGGAGTCAGCAATCATGA